The nucleotide sequence CGCGCTCGCCGAGGCGGTGCGGTACGCGCACTGGCGGCAGGAGGCCGCCGAGCCCGGGCGGGTCCCCGAGTACGACGACATCGACGAGGCGGGTGCGGCCGCCGACATCCAGGTGCTGCTCGCCCCGGCCGACGGCACCCCGGCCGACGGCGCGGGCCGCGGGACCGGCGACGGTAAGGGCGACGGCACGGACGGCGGGACAGGCGAAGCCACGGGCGTCCGGACCGGCGACGGTAAGGGCGGCGGGACCGGCGAAGCCACGGGCAGCGTGCCCGGCGACGACGCGGGCCTCGGCGTCGAGCTGTCCGCCGCCGACACCCAGCGCCTCCTGGCCCGCTACGGCGTCAGCGTGCTGCCCGCCCTCCCCGCGCCCGACCCCGACGCCGCCGTGCGGGCCGCCGAGCGGCTCGGTTTCCCGGTCGCGCTCAAGCCCACCGCCGCCCACCTGCGCCACCGCGCCGACCTCGGCGGGGTACGGCTGGAGCTGGGCAGCGAGACGGAACTGCGCCGGGCCTACGCCGAGTTGACCGACTACCTGGGCCGGCCCGAGGAACTGGGGCTGGTCGTGCAGCGGATGGCGCCACGCGGCGTGGACACCGTCGTCCGGGCCGCCATCGACCCCGCCGCCGGGGCCGTGCTCTCCTTCGGGCTCGCCGGCGCCCCCTCCGAACTGCTCGGCGACACCGCCCACGGCCTCGTCCCCGTCACCGGCCGGGACGCCGCCGAGCTGATCCGGTCCATCCGGACCGCGCCGCTGCTGTTCGGCTGGCGCGGCTCCAAGCCCGTGGACACCGCGGCCCTGGAGGAACTGCTGCTGCGGGTGTCCCGCCTGGTGGACGACCAACCCGAGATGGTCGCCGTCGACCTCGAACCCGTCGTCGTCGCCCAGCAGGGCCTCTCCGTGCTCGGCGCCTCGGCGCGGCTCGCCCCGCCGCCCCCGCGCACCGACCTGGGCCCCCGCCACATGCCCGCCTACTGAGTCGTCCGGCGCCTTGGCGGGCACCGGCGCCGGTGTCGGCGCGGCCCCGTAGGATGGTGCACATGGCGAAGACCGGTACGACGACCCAGGGGCTGCGCGCGGCGATCGAGCGCAGCGGCTATTACCCGGCACTCGTGGCCGAAGCGGTGGAGGCCGCCGTGGGTGGTGAGCCCATCGTGTCGTACCTGGTCCATCAGGAGACCACCTTCGACGCCAACGAGGTCCGCCGCCATGTCACGGTCCTGGTCCTCACCGGCAACCGCTTCATCGTCAGCCACACCGACGAGCAGGCCGCGGACGGCACCTCCCCTTCGCCGTACGCCACCACCTCCACCGAGTCCGTGAAGCTCCAGCGGATCTCCTCGGTCGTGCTCAGCCGGGTCGTGGCCAACCCCGAGTCGTACACGCCGGGCACACTGCCCCGCGAGGTGGTGCTGACCATCGGCTGGGGGGCCGTCAGCCGCCTCGACCTGGAGCCCGCCGCCTGCGGCGACCCCAACTGCGAGGCCGACCACGGCTACACGGGCTCGTCCACCGCCGACGACCTCAGCCTGCGTGTCAGCGAGGCCGGGGACGGCCCCGACACCGTGCGCCAGACCCTGGCCTTCGCCCAGGCGCTCTCCGAGGCCACCGCGGCCACGCCGGACACCGGCCGCTGATGTCCGGCTCCGCCACCGGCCCGCTGCCCTCCGCCGCCTCCTTCTGGCCAGAGCCCACGCCGCTCGACCCCCGCTCCGCCCCCCTGCCGAAGTACGGCACCGGCTCGCTCGCCGATCTGCTGCCCGCCGTCGCCGCGGGCCAGGAGGTCCCGGGGCTCTCCTCCGGTCTGGGGCTCGCACCCGCCGACCGCGTCTGCGTCTTCCTGGTCGACGGCCTCGGCTGGGAGCTGCTGCGCGCCCACCCCGGCGAGGCGCCCTTCCTGACCTCGCTGCTGCCCAGTTCGCTGGGCGGTGCCGGGAAGCCGCTCACCGCGGGCTTCCCGTCCACCACCGCGACCTCGCTCGCCTCGGTGGGCACCGGACTGCCTCCCGGCGCCCACGGCCTGCCCGGCTATACGGTGCGGGACCCCGGCACCGGCCAGCTGATGAACCAGCTGCGCTGGCAGCCCTGGACGGATCCGCACGACTGGCAGCCGTATCCGACCGTCTTCCAGCTCGCGGATGCCGCGGGCGTGCACACCTGCCAGGTCTCCGCGCCGACGTTCGCCGAGACCCCGCTCACCAAGATCGCCCTGAGTGGCGGCACCTTCCACGGGCGGCTCACCGGTGAGGAGCGGATGGACCTCGCGGCCGAGCAACTCGGCGCCGCGGGCCGCTCGCTGGTCTACACGTACTACAGCGAGGTGGACGGCAAGGGGCACCGCTTCGGCGTGGACTCGCCCGAGTGGCGTGATCAGCTCCGCTATGTCGACGGGCTCGCCCAGCGGCTCGCCGAACAGCTCCCGCCCCGCTCGGCGCTCTATGTGACCGCCGACCACGGCATGATCGACATCCCCTTCGACCCGGAGTCGCGCATCGACTTCGACGAGGACTGGGAGCTGCGCGCGGGCGTCTCGCTGCTGGGCGGCGAGGGCCGCGCCCGCCATGTGTACGCCGTTCCCGGCGCCGCGGGCGATGTGCTGGCCGTCTGGCGTGAGGTGCTGGGGGAGCGGATGTGGGTGGCCGGCCGTGACGAGGCCATCGAGGCGGGCTGGTTCGGCGGGCCCGGCGGTGCCGATGGCGGCGGTAAGGGCGTCGACGACCGGGTCTACCGCCGCATCGGCGATATCGTGGCCGCCGCGTGCGACGACGTCGCGATCGTCGCCTCGCACACCGAGCCGAAGGAGTCCGCCATGGTCGGGCTGCACGGTTCGATGACCCCCGTGGAGCAGCTGGTGCCGCTCCTCGAAGTACGCTCCTGAGCGCCCCCGTTCACCCCCGCCCTACGAAAGGCTCCGCTTCCCCATGCCCGAGCTGGTGTTCTTTTCCGGAACGATGGACTGCGGAAAGAGCACCCTCGCTCTGCAGATCCAGCACAACCGCTCGGCGCGCGGGCTCCAGGGCATGATCTACACCCGGGACGACCGGGCGGGCGAGGGCAAGCTCTCCTCACGGCTGGGTCTTGCCACCGAGGCGGTCGAGG is from Streptomyces hygroscopicus and encodes:
- a CDS encoding phosphodiesterase; its protein translation is MAKTGTTTQGLRAAIERSGYYPALVAEAVEAAVGGEPIVSYLVHQETTFDANEVRRHVTVLVLTGNRFIVSHTDEQAADGTSPSPYATTSTESVKLQRISSVVLSRVVANPESYTPGTLPREVVLTIGWGAVSRLDLEPAACGDPNCEADHGYTGSSTADDLSLRVSEAGDGPDTVRQTLAFAQALSEATAATPDTGR
- a CDS encoding phosphodiesterase; the encoded protein is MSGSATGPLPSAASFWPEPTPLDPRSAPLPKYGTGSLADLLPAVAAGQEVPGLSSGLGLAPADRVCVFLVDGLGWELLRAHPGEAPFLTSLLPSSLGGAGKPLTAGFPSTTATSLASVGTGLPPGAHGLPGYTVRDPGTGQLMNQLRWQPWTDPHDWQPYPTVFQLADAAGVHTCQVSAPTFAETPLTKIALSGGTFHGRLTGEERMDLAAEQLGAAGRSLVYTYYSEVDGKGHRFGVDSPEWRDQLRYVDGLAQRLAEQLPPRSALYVTADHGMIDIPFDPESRIDFDEDWELRAGVSLLGGEGRARHVYAVPGAAGDVLAVWREVLGERMWVAGRDEAIEAGWFGGPGGADGGGKGVDDRVYRRIGDIVAAACDDVAIVASHTEPKESAMVGLHGSMTPVEQLVPLLEVRS